Sequence from the Gemmatimonadales bacterium genome:
AGGGCGCCAGCGTCAGGAACTCGCGCAGGAAGGGCTCCACGCCGAAGTTGCTGAGCGCGCTGCCGAAGTAGACCGGCGACAGGGTGCCGGCCAGGAAGGCATCGCGGTCAAATGGATGCCCCGCGCCCTCGAGCAGGTGGAGTTCGTCGGACAACTGGGACACTGCCTCCGCCCCCAGCTCCCGGGCCAGGGCCGGGTCGGCAAGGGTGAACCGCTGGGTCTGCGAGCGGGAGGCGCCGTGGTCGGTGCGCCGGTCGAAGAGCAGCACTTCGTTGGCCGTCCGATCCACCACACCGACGAACCGGTCCCCCTGATAGACCGGCCAGGTGGCGGGCCAGCAGGCGATGTCCAGGTCGCGCTCGACGTCGCCGAGCAGGGTCATGGGGTCCACGCCAGCCCGGTCGCACTTGTTGACGAAGGTGACGATCGGCATCCGGCGTCGCTTGCAGACATCGAACAGCTGGCGGGTGCGCTCCTCGACACCCTTCCGGTTGTCGAGGAGCATGACGGCGCTGTCGGCGGCCACGAGGGTGCGGTAGGTGTCCTCGGAGAAGTCCTGGTGGCCGGGGGTGTCGAGCAGGTTCACCTGGCAGTCGGCGTACTCGAACTGGAGGACGCTGGAGGTGACCGAGATGCCTCGTTGGCGCTCCAGCTCCATCCAGTCGGAGGTGACGTGGCGGTCGGCACGCCGCGCCTTGACCGTCCCGGCCAGGTGAATGGCGCCGCCGTACAGCAGGAGCTTCTCTGTGAGGGTGGTCTTGCCGGCATCAGGATGGCTGATGATGGCAAAAGTCCGGCGTCGCGCCACGGCGCGTTCGAGGTCGATTTCCCCTGATTCAGCCGCCAAGGTACGCTCTCCGTCTGGGTCGATTCAGCCGGGGTCGCTTGGCGGCGGCGGCATCGTCCGTTATTTTGCGGCCGGCGACAGATGCGCGGTCGCCGATGAGGACAGGTGTCCGAGTGGCTGAAGGAGCCGGTCTCGAAAACCGGTGGGCCCGCAAGGGTCTCGTGGGTTCGAATCCCACCCTGTCCGTTTCTATCGCTCCAACTCCCCAATCACAGCGGCGATCCAGTTCGTGGATTGACCTGCGACGCGCGGCGAAGCCGCGGCCCGGCTGGTGTCGCTGAAGCGACACGGCCAACCTGCCGCCGGGCCCCGGTGCCCCGCCGGCTACTGGCTCAGGTTCTTCCGCAGGGTCCCCACGTCCAGCACCGGAATCCCGCCCTCGGTCGGCACCATGATCACCATGTTGCTCGACCCCTTCATGTCGTGCAGCACCTCCAGATACTGCTTGGTCAGCTGCTCCGGGGTGAGCGTCAGGTTCAGCAGCCGCTGCTGATCGCTCTGCAGCCGGGCCACTTCCACCCGGTGCTTCTCGGTCTCGATCTGCTGCTCCTGGGCGATCTTGTTGTTGATGGCCTGGACCACCTGCGGGGGGGGCTCCAGGTTCCGGAGGTAGAACGCCGTCACGGTGGCGATGCGGAACCGCTCGCCGCCGTCCCGCGGCGTCGTGACCAGCGCCGAGTCCACCTCGTGCTCCATC
This genomic interval carries:
- a CDS encoding peptide chain release factor 3, which translates into the protein MAAESGEIDLERAVARRRTFAIISHPDAGKTTLTEKLLLYGGAIHLAGTVKARRADRHVTSDWMELERQRGISVTSSVLQFEYADCQVNLLDTPGHQDFSEDTYRTLVAADSAVMLLDNRKGVEERTRQLFDVCKRRRMPIVTFVNKCDRAGVDPMTLLGDVERDLDIACWPATWPVYQGDRFVGVVDRTANEVLLFDRRTDHGASRSQTQRFTLADPALARELGAEAVSQLSDELHLLEGAGHPFDRDAFLAGTLSPVYFGSALSNFGVEPFLREFLTLAPSPVARESSIGPVSPLSPDFTGFVFKIQANMDPRHRDRVAFVRICSGHFEAGMEVRQIRTGKAMRLSAPQQFMARERVSIEEAWPGDVIGIMDRGSLRIGDTLSAGPDLEFHDIPRFPPEHFARAYPADPLRRKQLDTGLRELSEEGAAQVFYAESETGPAPIVGAIGQLQFDVMLFRLENEYGAPCRFEPVGYRYPRWVTGTPEAIEQAASARGRLRLYDAKGHPLLLFENEWALRWAQENERKLEFHEVAP